The genomic DNA CAAAAGTACCCCCTAGTTAGGGATCACTGTTCCAGGGGAGAATTGGCACATGTAACTGCTTCAGTTTAATAGATCTCTGGTGTTGTGGACATAGCAGGCGTCTGTAGCCTTAATACATCTTAATATTCACTGTGTGTTCGGTCCAGATGTGACAGTGATGTCTTCTGACTGCTGAGCACTGCTACATCCCTCAACACTGAAGGCAATGCTTTCCGGTGTATGAATTATAGATGGACCCGGCTGAGCTGCCCCTCGCTTCTCTGAATAAGTAAAGCGGTTCTGCCTGCAAGTCCGTGTggaaatattgtgtgtgtgagtctgacagtgtgggtgtgtgtgcgtgaggcAGTGAGGCAGATAAAAATGGATGAAAAAATGATGAGCAGGCTCGTCATCACCTTCCTTCCTCTAAATGGGGGCAGAGGAAGAGAGGCAACAGAGGGGGAGTTGGAGGAGGATTCCTGTGACATCATCACAAGTAAATGTTTCCCGTTTCCATAGCTTCCATATAATACTCATACGTTTCTGACACACAACCCACCCATCTATTCGCATACACTTTGACTAATGGACCAAATGATAGACATTTGACCATAACATATGTGAAGGTTTGTTCTAAAACAGTAAAAAGGAAAAAGCTCTACTTTATATCATATAGCTCTCTGCTACAATTAGCTATCTTACTCATCTTTAGAGGGGAACTACGCTCATTTTGAAAATGCATACATGCTATGGTCTAAGACAGTCCAAAAATATTAGTTAACATTAAAACTTCTTTCCCAAATGCAAAAAACTAGAGCGCTAAAGCTCAAatttgtgatgtcatcaagtaTTAAGTCTGGAACTGCTCTATAGACAATAGATGACACTGACAGCACCCAGGGGAATGTTCTTAGAATATGggaacattttctgtttcagaactgAGAACATTACTGatagaataaaaaagaaaacaaatattcTGTGGGTCCACAAAATCTCCCATTGATTGTCTACAGAGCAGCTCCAGACTTTAtacttgatgacatcacaagTTGGAGACTTTCTTCTCTGGTTTCTGTCGTTGAGAGAGAGTAGCTCATGTTGATTGAACTTTCCTAGGCCATGGAAATAATATATTGAAATCCTTAATTTAGGTGGTGTTCCCCTTTTAGGTGATAATATGATTAATAATTTCCTCCTACTACAACAACATGAGGAATACTTGCTGTTTTAAGCTTTTGGTTTTGCTTTAAACCCATCATCAGGAGCAGGTAGAGGTGTATGGAAATACCAAGTGTGCCAGCTGATTGCTTAGTTGCATGAATTAGGCTGATGATGTCACAGGCCTGACctgcaatatcacattttgggCCATTTGTGGACAggggaaacaagctgtaaacacaacactaaAATATGATCACCTTTTGATTAATATGGTGAACTTCTTAGCAAGCATTTTCcgatttacacatccagcagatatgGAAcaacattcatttggagtttcTGGCTGATACGTGAATGTAAGTCCGATGTTTACTCTCCTCTCCACCAAATCCTGAGACAAATATCTGCCTCTTAACCTGCTAAATGTTCCACGTCcttcaccagctagtcactaACTCTGTGGGagtgttttgttttgatgaaaACAGCTGCTTGTCTGCCAAAAACTACACTGATGAGAGTGATGAGAATAAactaaaacagtaaagttgtgggccgaaaaacctaaacaatgagctgaaagatgctataaAGCTCCACAGAACCGAGGGGAACGGCAGAGTCAGGGAATAATTCTCTGTGAGTTCATCATTACGAGAAGCCCCCTTCACATACAAGTAGTAATGTAAtcaattgttaatataaaaacacTGATTTAAAGTAAAACCAAAAGCTGGAAATTGCAAATATGCCTTTGTTCTAGTAATTCTTCTCTTACATGTCGTATAAATCAGTGGATCTCTTGGTTCCAGTGTATCAACTTTGTGTTGTATTTGCATGCTAACCTTATCTGTATAAAACTACATAACTCTTGGCCTAGGCCATTACATTTACATGAATTCTGTTATGTCAGAGAATACAGAAGTCATTTGGAAAATAAGAAAGGTGTTTCCCCCTTTTGTTTTGGACATGTTGTCCTTAGTGATACAAATCGTCACGGTCAAAGGCAGCATTACTGTGTAATTGTGGTACTGACCAGGTCGGCCACTGGTGACTTCTTGCGATTTTgtttctccacctccacctgcaTCTTGGCCATGGGTTTGGCCATAGCCAGAGCCAGCTTCGCCTCGGCCTGCAGCTTCTTCTGTCGACTCAGGAAGTCCATGTCCTCCAGCGACTCAGAGTCGTCCTCTGTGGTGTCCCTATCAGAGTAGGACGAACTCTGCTTGGACTGCAGGGAGGACGTGGTGGACAAATTATGGCAAGGTGGAATAAAATATGGAGGAGACAATGAACCGAATAAgaaatgagggagaaaaggAAAGATAAGAAAGACCAGGTCAGAAGATGAATGTTTAATTAATGTATTCTTGGCATTTTGGTATGTAGATTTTACACACTGACAGGAACGTCATTGTACATCAAATGGGATGTGAGGAGAGTGCGGATGAACATGCAAAGAAATGataactctctctttctccctctctttctgttaAACGTGTCTCAGGGTGACATGAGGTTAATGTGGCCAGTCATCCATGGCCATGGTGAGCGTATTCCAATTCACCTCTCATTTGCTGCCCGTGAATTGGTTAACAGGCCAGAAAACATGAGCAAAGACATTCATATAGCATCTGAAGCGCTGATTATCTCTCTGATTCATAATGACTATCTCCCCCGTTTCACTGCTTTCATTCTTGTTCTGCCTCAATCTCGCTTTCACACAATCAGATCTTTGACACTTTCACACCGTCAACTCTGTATATCATAATACACATTTCATTGCGATTCCACGATTAAAGtcattttctttcattcttgAATTCTGGCGAAATACTATTATAACTCTGCGGGGGCTTCAAAGTGCATGGGTGGACATCAGTGCTTACCATGGGGGACAGAGGTGTGTCCAGACTGGTCTCTGTCTTGCTGTCATCTGCATCGCTGTCCTTGTCGCTGCCGCTGTCATTGACAAAACAGATCTGTAGGTTCATCCCGCTCTGCAGCCTGCAGGGAGAGGCAGAGACAGATTCGAACAGGGTGCAACATGTTATTAttaacataaatgcagataaGAGTCAAGTCAGTTCAGTGTTGCCTCTTTCTGCAGTAACTGACTCGGACCAGAGCCAAAACAGACAGCAATGTCAACAGCGCTGCTGCTAATACATATGACCTATTGTATTATGATGAGTTCAATAAAGGATTTAGAGTGCTGTGAGTATGCACACTGAACTGTGTGCACTACGCCTTCCGTTAAAGAGGGAAAAAGTGCAAACAATATtaagaaaaatagaaagaagATCCTGGCAAATGCTAGCTGCCTTCATCACCAGAGCAAAGTGCCGGCTGAGGATAGCATTAAGGAAGGCTCGTGCTTTTAATCATCTCTGCTCTTGTCTTCAATATGGATCGATCCAGGAAGCCTCCGGTAGATCTGATCCAATATGGTTGGGACCGGTGGGGGTGTTATTGTGCCACGGAGCAGCAGAATATCAGAGATCCACACATCAGTGGATCAATAATCTGTTTATTCAATGCAGTAATTACAAACAGAGCTGATTGATTACACAGCATAGATCTAATCAGTCCCGATTAAAGTTGGACCTGAGTGGtcgattgttttttttcccaggaGAGGCAGCATCAAAAACCTCCCTGTAACTCCATTTTAATAGATTAGATTACTAACTTTTCTGACGACCAGCAGCTGATATAATATGatacctttatatatatatacctttatatatatatatatatatatatatatatatatatatatatatatatatatatatatatatatatatataaaggtatatatatataaaggtatCATATTATATcagctgtatatatatatatatatatatatatatatatatatatagtttggaATGAGAGAGCACTGACAAGTTTATCTTTGACCTATAAATTGTCTCACTCAGTACATATCTTGGTCACAATTCTTTAAAATTGAAGGGGTGTAATTATACACTCATCACATAGGTGTGAGGGTATGTTTTCTAATACATTGTGTGGCTTGGAGATGGtgtttatgcatttctttttccAAAATACTTTAAAGAAGAAATTTAAGGGATccttataaaaataataataatattggcTGACGTTTGGTATTGGTAGTTTTGCTTCTTAAATTCTTAAGTAGATAGTGGGCATCAGCCTCAAAAAATCCAGTATCAGTTTGGTTCTAATACAGTGTGTCTATGACTTTGCCACCCCAGACAATCATACTGTATTTAACACATTACTGTCATCTTAACGATTTACCCATAATCATCAATGAGGCATTACGCATGACAATCAGTCACcgatctgctgcaacaatattGAGAAATCCATGTGAAACAAATCACGGGAATACAATGAGCACTGTAGTGTTTACAGAACATCTACTGGAGTTCCAGTAAGGTACAGTGTAGGAGGTGGtagtaatgtctgtgtgtgtcttttgggAAGTGAGGGCTCATACACTGCACAAATCCTTGTTGCTTCCTGTCATTCACTTATCTCCCTGTTTGCCCTTTCTTTACTGGTACCTATGAAAGTAACTCTAGACTTTCTGATTTATACCCTTCTGcgtgttttgtttttagctcTTGTATACCGCTAAAATTCATGCACCTTTGACATCTTTGTGCATTACATTATTAAGAAATCCACGTGATTCAAATCACAGTAATACAATGAGCACTGGAGTGTTTACAGAACATCTAGTTCCAGTAAGGTTTAGTGTAGGAGGTGGtagtaatgtctgtgtgtgttttgggaagTGAGTGCCACAAGGGCTGACTGTATGTGGTTCATTCACACTGCACAAATCCTTTTTGCTTCCTGTCATTCACTTCCTCCCTGTTTGTCCTTTCTTTACTGGTACCTATGACAGTAACTCTAGACTTTCCGATTTATAtccttctgtgtgtttttttttagctcttgTATACCGCTTAAATTCATGCACCCTTGACGTCTTTGTCTATGATCGCCTTTCAGCTACATCCTTCTTCAGAGAATTATGAGACCACAGAAAATATTAGAAAACCACCAGTCACATGTTTATTATTTAAGAAAGACGTATGACAGAGGTCTTCTTACCGGGAGGACAGGCTGGGTTTGCCGCTCTTGCTGCAGCTCGTGTAGATGCCTGGCCCATCGTCAAAGAAACTGCCCAGGGCCAACTTCTGCCTGATAGACTCCCTCTCATTCTTTTGGGCCTGCAAAAGGACATTACCACAGTATGGTTAGCTTTTTATGATCTTTTTGAGGAATTATTTTGTAGTTTCACAACGAGGTCAGAGTCATGCTGGTAGGGATTAGGTGTCTTCCTTAAAGACCCTGCAAGGTGGATGCTTGTCATCATGGCACCTCAAACACCAGGTACCTATATATAGCTTTCTGGCATGCTACATCAGCCTAACTCCCCCCCctcaccccccccacccacaagATTAGCTGTATGCACAAATAGAAGCAACGTTACCCCGAGCACTTTTTGATAGTCCAAAATACAGGTGCAAGCGTATTGATAGCATCAGCCTCCTCTTAATTAGCAAAAGAGCTTCAGTGTTATCCTAACAAGCTCTGATACAAAGTGTGGAGTCAGCTGAAGTactgacaaaaaagaaaagatatatCAGAGCAGGGATCATAACAAGTTGACATTATCAGAAGTCACAAGCAGGTGGTGCTGTTGTCTTAACAACCAGTGAGcactccgacacacacacacacacacacacacacacacacacacacacacacacacacacacacacacacacacacacacacacacacacacacacacacacacacacacacacacacacacagggtactTTTTATTGATTACAACGTACACTccgttagaaatcactacactacacgcctgaaatacacacacatgctcagtacctattcatgcacaaatggagaaatGTCAAAGTGAGTGGGCTGAGCGgttggttcccaacccaactccctatggactgagctactgccacccctacTTCTCATACAGTACTCACTCAGGATTAAGTTTACGTATGGTAAACTCCGGAGGAAGAGCAGTAATAGCCATTTCACACATGCTTAAATCTGCAAGAATCCCAACATTACACAATTCCAGGGCCTCTTCCCAATCCTGAATTCCTAACTCAGCGCAGCTTCAGCTTTGGCAGCACTTCACACACACCAGTCCACATAGGATGTCTCGTCTTTGCTGATAGCAGGTAAACACATCCAACTGAGGTGCAAACAACTAATGAGCGACTCAGTTTATGATAAATTGGGAATGGGAATACAATTTTCTGTAGCACTGACATACTGCTGCAAAGAAGCATTAGAGCCCAGATTATTGTCACAAAGAACTTTTTTGCAAAAGGTCAGACACACAGTGACTCGGACACCTTGAAGGGCCATGACCCCAAGGTCTAGAACTACGAGTTTaaatattttagattttaaGGTTTAAAAAGCTTATAAGGGGTGTCTGATGGCCTAATGGTTAAAGAAGTATACCATGTAACCGCAACATCCGTGGCCAGGGACCTcatttccctctctgtctctaccttcACCCATATTTCTGCTCTGTATCTCTACTTTTACTATTAAATAAaggcaaaatgaccaaaaaagaGAGTAGAATCGAGATGAGCAATCCTTACTCTTTTGATCCGTCTCTTTCCCATTATCGCCCGTCTTCACTTACTCCCCCACACATCTTCCACCTCTGTTCCTCACATTCCCATGTTTTCTTTACTCACCTGATTCAGCCTTACCAGTCGTTTGTCTTTATTTCGCTTTCTCATTATCCCTATTTTCTCCTTTCATCTCCACTTCCCTCCATCAGCCTCAGGCCTCTCTTCTCTGCTGTTCATTCTGTTCTACCCACTCCAAATTGCTTATCACAGCTTCACCTCTCTCCCACTCTTTTTCTCAACTCCTTCgctccctcctttcctctctctctgtctgtctctcctgaCAATAGTGTGCAGGCGTTGGTGAGAGTGCCTCCACCAAGGACAAATTAACATAATCCCACTCCACACAAGAGCCCACAAGACACACTTGGCActgccagcacacacacactgctcctatgtgtgtgtttgaaagatAGCCTGCAGAGTCAAATGAACACACTTGAGAGTTTCAATTCATTGCTTTACAGGCGCAACAGCAGCCTGTGTGGTACAGTGCAGgcacacatttatttacatgtaCATCACTCATACAACAGAGCTGACCCACTGTCAGTCACGTTACTCCACAGAACTGCTGCTCCAAGCAAAGACGAAAACCAGAAGCAGCAGGTTCACTGAGCATTGTCGACCGTTTGCTCCCATCATGAGGTGAGTgctgagagaaaaacaaaaatggggGTTGTGCTGAGGTCCAGGTGGAACACACAGGAAGGCTCAGGGGACATTTTTAATCAGAACGCGGCAAACAGCAACACCATAAACTTTATAGCTCAGTTTCACAAACAGTTTGTGAATGcaagcccacacacactctctgctaGATGGTTGTCTGCTGATGTGTGGTTTAACAAACTCCCTCCAAATACAAAAGTAAATTCCCACACTGGAAGACTCTCTGATAACTTAACTTAGAGATGGAATGACTTGGATAATCAGGGTTACATCTTCAGCAATTGTTAATAACTCGTTGATTAACTATCTTAACAGGTCATTAGGTTCCATAGcctaaccaaaaaaaaaaaagaaagaaaaaaaagaaaaagaaaatcagttTAAACTAGGCCATAAACagtgagagttttttttttttgcattttacatCCAGCATCAGAGTTAAGAGTTGTTTAAATATATGAGGCAGAACACAGAGCATACGCGCTACAATGATTTAAAATGAACAACTATTCATACGCTGCCACTTTGGATAATATTtgtgatttaaataaataaaatgttataacCACCACAAGGACATACTTTTGCAAAAGGCTACTGACATGCAGTGATAAGAGCAATGTTTCAACACAGCACTGAATTTGACTATTCAAGCTTGTTCTACCCCTTTACATAATGTGAGCTGAGAAAGCCAGGGTGACATGTATTGCTTCTATCACTGATTAGACTGGTAATTGGTCAATCACACTAGGGCTGTAACGAACAAttttaattattgatttatctgctgattattttcgcaaataattgattaatcatttagtcTGTAAAATGTTGAAAACCAGTTTATCTTCCCAAagtgatgtctttaaatgtcaaaacccaaagatattcagtttacttttatgtaaaacagagaaaagccaCACATCCTCACACTAAAGAAgtgaatgtttggcattttggcttaaaaaaatgactcaaactgtaatcaaaatagttgccaattaattttctgttgatcgacAAATCGATTAAACAATAACCGTTTGAACACTGAATTACAAACTTAGCAACTGGACTGAATGGACTGTGAGCATAGGCAGGATGCACAGCCCTAGGTAAAATCAAATGTAGCACTTCACATTGATAATACGAGAGGAATAAAGCGCCACTAGTCAAAAGTGATCACTGCCCTGCAGCTGGATTAGCAGGCAGGACATCGTCTCTGCATCACACACCTGCCTGACAACACAACTTCCTGTCATCTGTGTATACAGCATGTAGGTGttgagtgcttgtgtgtgtgtctgggtgggCCTAGTGTGGTAAAACAGTCATCATGGAAGCCCCATAAACCATTTACAAAGGTGTGGAAGATGCCACTGAGGGGTGGAGGTGCGAATTGGGTAGTAAATACATGCTTCTGCCTCTCATTCCTTTCCTACACAACTCCTTTTTTATCATCCATACTGTACCAATAGCTCTTCTTCTATACCTTATCTTCTTGTCTTTATGGATTTGATGTGCTATCATGTAAATCTTAAAACGTACTTCCTTTATCGGAAGTAAAGTAGATGGATTCTCAGAGCCGCTTTAATGCAGGAAGCAATCACATCCTGTCTTGTTCGCAGTTTCCATGTTTGCATGATGCTCCTCTTCCAGGcgtgacttttttatttttgtttggggTGAATGAAATGCAAACCTTGCATGCGAAAGgccacaaacaaacaatctttCTGCTCCTTTGATTTGCCCACTTACTCGAATAGACGTGAATAGGGTGTTATTGTTACCTTTTGTGTGCATGACTGGGCAATTTTCCCACTAGAGGTTCTCTCTTAATCTTATGAAATCCTGAGGCTGGCAAATCAAGTTTCCACATAATGATGATGACGTGAAAATTGCTGGTTCCATTGCATTAACACTCAGGATACATGTGGGAAGgggagtagagagagagagagaaagagagagggagagagaatgaGTGACAGTCATAACCACCTTCCTCATTTCCTGGCCTTGAGCGCCAAAGCCGTCACCGTCCAAATTAGATTGGGAGGAACACAACTGGGCtaatttgtgtttttcctgAAATTCACCAAGTAATTTCCTCCACTGAAAAACCCTCACtgaaaaaagacattttctcctCCACTCTGCACTACAACCATTCATCTGACAGACCTAGAGGGTGATTTAGCACTGCCAATGGCAACAGGGTGCTAGTTTGAGCCCTCAAATCTTccttgaaaaatgtatttaatttattaGCAGAGGGAGATGAATTTAATTATCTGCGCTAACAGAGAGCATCCTCATCTAAATTGCTGGCTCTTGTGTCCAGAAATTATTCAGTGGTTAAGAGATGCACacgtggatgtgtgtgtgtgtctctgcatgtcCACGGATTTCTACCCTAGTGTATGCTACCACGACTTTTAAAATGTGTCACCTCTTAATTTATTTATACTTCTTTCTCCTTTATTCTCTTTCCCTCCATTCCTCATCTAATAAGTGCTCTCCCCGGTTTTGCACAATGGTGGCTTTTCACCGGCCGATTCCTCACTCCCTGGTTTGACATAAGAACCTACTgttcacacacaagcacgcacacagaTACGCAAATACCAGCTCTTATGAGTATTCGGGCGATTTAAGCGAAGCAACAGTAAAAAGCATGACATGTGTATTGAAGAATTGGGAAAGCTTCACTCTGATATGTTTTCCAGGCCTGCCAGTGAGCTGCTGCTGAGCTCACAGCTCTACAAACAGATACAAGGTCACTGTGTCTTCTCTCTCcgtgtgtgggggtgttttgACTGTGCTGAATAGCTTCACAGGTCACACAAATGTTCTGGGAGGCTCAGATTTGCGTAAAACTGCATCCATTTCTTTGAaactatacagtacatgtatagTCTAAAGTCAAAGTATATTCTATTTAAACGTATAGTTGGACATTTCAAGAAATTTGTTTTCTTGCCTTGAGCAAGACATTTATACCACACTCATTTATGCTAACTATGTAGCAACAGACAGCAGCAGGTGAGCTTAGTTTAGAGTAAAGCCTGGAAAAAGGGATATGTTGTATAGTTATAAGTTGGATATGTCCAACTATTCCACATGCTTAAAGTCTACATCCTGCGTGTGAGTCCGTCTTCTCTTTTCATGCTATCGGAGACCTGTCTGCCCAGGCAGTGCAACATTCCATCCCAGATAAGGGACCTGACCTCTGGCCCCTCATACAGTTCAGCCTCAGGTCAGTGCAAGGCTGTTCCTGTCACTCAGATTGGAAGAGAACAACTCAGCAAGTGGTAGAAGGCTgtacatgagtgtgtgtgtggtgttaaaAGAGGTGGGGGAGGGTTATGGTgggataaaataaaaagaaaaagggggagAATGACaaagggaggaaggagagatggGGAGCATGAAGTGGGTTTAGACAGGACAATGGATCTCCAAGTGACATTTGAGCTTTCTCTCTGCGAGAAGGCCAGACTATGGATTTGTGGGAAAAGATTCACtggagaaatgtgttttttttttctctcccaaaGACTAAAGCAGATTTAAGGATAAAAGCATGGTTACTCACACTATTATGTCATAGCTTTGCCCAAAATAGCTAAGCACTTTAATACCCAAACTTTAAGCATTATGTCAGCCTCAGTCTTTGGGCTGTGTCACATAGCTACACACAACAAGCAAAACCCTTTTAAAAGTAATATCGAGAAAGACACTTATTCGCTTtttttgccaagagttagatgagaagattgatactgCTCTCATATCTGCCTGTTCAGTATATgcagctgtagcttcatattgtggtcaatcttcttatctaactcagcaagaaagagaataagtgtgtctaaaatgtcaaaacaaaagtaactgtatatgtgtgtgttcacataGTTGAAGAGCAAACCAACAAAGTAAACACAGTCACATCACATGTGTGACCAAAAAAATGTCACCACACAGATTTTTCCAGTAGCCCTCAGCATTCATGCCTTTCAATGAATTGGACTTATAAGCATGGAATGAGACACAACATGGTCCTTTACCTCTTTGTAGTCATCATTGAGGTAGAGACTGGACGTTTGCCTGATGACATCATCCATTCCACCACATCCATCCATATTATCCAGCGCCTCCCTcatcctttcctccctcctttcttGCTGTCTTTTCCTCTCTACTCCACAGTCAGTAGGTTAGTTCAGACTGACTCCTGAGGTTGAGCCCAGTCAGTCAGTACAAATCTTACAAATATTCCCAGCCAGCTCACCCCTGCCATGGTccaacacactgacacacacacacactgacacacacacacacacacaaacacacacacacatctactcCTACACTGGTGGCTTCTCCTCGTCTTTCTCTTACATGTTGTGACACTGTTTTTCCTTC from Perca fluviatilis chromosome 2, GENO_Pfluv_1.0, whole genome shotgun sequence includes the following:
- the schip1 gene encoding schwannomin-interacting protein 1 isoform X5, with the translated sequence MRKRNKDKRLVRLNQAQKNERESIRQKLALGSFFDDGPGIYTSCSKSGKPSLSSRLQSGMNLQICFVNDSGSDKDSDADDSKTETSLDTPLSPMSKQSSSYSDRDTTEDDSESLEDMDFLSRQKKLQAEAKLALAMAKPMAKMQVEVEKQNRKKSPVADLLPHMPHISECLMKRSLKPTDLRDMTLGQLQVIVNDLHSQIESLNEELVQLLLIRDELHMEQDAMLVDIEDLTRHAESQQKHLAERTLSK
- the schip1 gene encoding schwannomin-interacting protein 1 isoform X6, whose amino-acid sequence is MVHQENCSYQAQKNERESIRQKLALGSFFDDGPGIYTSCSKSGKPSLSSRLQSGMNLQICFVNDSGSDKDSDADDSKTETSLDTPLSPMSKQSSSYSDRDTTEDDSESLEDMDFLSRQKKLQAEAKLALAMAKPMAKMQVEVEKQNRKKSPVADLLPHMPHISECLMKRSLKPTDLRDMTLGQLQVIVNDLHSQIESLNEELVQLLLIRDELHMEQDAMLVDIEDLTRHAESQQKHLAERTLSK
- the schip1 gene encoding schwannomin-interacting protein 1 isoform X4, translating into MREALDNMDGCGGMDDVIRQTSSLYLNDDYKEAQKNERESIRQKLALGSFFDDGPGIYTSCSKSGKPSLSSRLQSGMNLQICFVNDSGSDKDSDADDSKTETSLDTPLSPMSKQSSSYSDRDTTEDDSESLEDMDFLSRQKKLQAEAKLALAMAKPMAKMQVEVEKQNRKKSPVADLLPHMPHISECLMKRSLKPTDLRDMTLGQLQVIVNDLHSQIESLNEELVQLLLIRDELHMEQDAMLVDIEDLTRHAESQQKHLAERTLSK